The following are encoded together in the Equus quagga isolate Etosha38 chromosome 15, UCLA_HA_Equagga_1.0, whole genome shotgun sequence genome:
- the LRCOL1 gene encoding leucine-rich colipase-like protein 1 → MACSQHLLLLLLLLLLGLAEFLVFKRKNVLLLHKVIGEPCKQHSECRSHCCATNSLNPQRFCTPQTIFLQCLSWRKPNGYTCKDYHECRSSCCLMGGLDKQRICRPKTVFLQCLPLRKPNWEYCSDHSECQSQCCIRLNEVSPHRCIPKSGLLVQCLPLAVLSSPKEIPWLLRNSSRQRLPGANTTAAAAPRSRAFLSLS, encoded by the exons ATGGCGTGCTCCCAgcatctgctgctgctgctgctgctgctgctcttggGGCTGGCTGAGTTCTTGGTGTTCAAGAGGAAGAACGTGCTGCTGTTGCACAAG GTGATCGGAGAGCCCTGCAAACAGCACTCGGAATGCCGGAGCCACTGCTGCGCCACGAACAGCCTGAACCCGCAGCGGTTCTGCACCCCTCAGACCATCTTCCTCCAGTGCCTGTCGTGGAGAAAG CCGAACGGGTACACCTGCAAGGACTACCACGAGTGTCGGAGCAGCTGCTGCCTCATGGGCGGCCTGGACAAGCAGAGGATCTGCAGGCCCAAGACCGTCTTCCTGCAGTGCCTGCCGCTGCGCAAG CCTAACTGGGAGTACTGCAGCGACCACAGCGAGTGCCAGAGTCAGTGCTGCATCAGGCTGAATGAGGTCAGCCCCCATCGCTGCATCCCCAAGAGCGGACTCCTGGTCCAGTGCCTGCCCCTG GCTGTGCTGAGTTCCCCTAAAGAGATTCCCTGGCTCCTTAGAAACTCTTCCCGCCAGCGGCTTCCGGGGGCAAACACCACAGCTGCAGCTGCTCCGCGCTCCCGGG ccttcCTTAGCCTGAGTTGA